One window of Aricia agestis chromosome 20, ilAriAges1.1, whole genome shotgun sequence genomic DNA carries:
- the LOC121737432 gene encoding venom carboxylesterase-6-like, whose translation MKNNKTVIIGKKFVTIFNKDAYAAFYNIPYADVPVGDLRFKPPKEKSDLLGQQIHDYSEYYSDSVFDLEDCLRLSVYVPMINTTDKYPVLVWITNNKIDFGPDFFIEERIVVVKVRYRTSIFGFLNTGDDFAEGNMGAKDVIAALKWIQKNISYFKGDKHKITVLGHSNSAVLVSALLVSPIAKDLFSRAIVLDGSVLCPENYRFHNFEILNKLYCKMKGRFDKFDRGELYEKLKSMSASELVVLARNLYDSSEVRNNQRPIKSFTLSRETSRNAFLRNSPIDLYCDKKINKLKVIFGYTNLRSLYRLQRFSKNRNLLKYLKYNFQYMLPFEGTTDEFESKRYRKIQNNITEFYFLNGTITDRSLRRYTKYLSDRVIYSVYRQAMEHEGSYLCRFSFKGSLNFGWDLSTPELKWKGATLGDEICYLFRCKFADEAYTNDGTNERRFIKKIVKLFANFVRYGDPTPEKEDDVLGNIKWMPMDTGCQALQLSRHIKMINVPELKRLKFWDDLKRDFFDKI comes from the exons ATGAAGAATAATAAGACTGTTATTATTGGTAAAAAGTTTGTGACGATTTTCAACAAGGATGCGTACGCTGCGTTTTATAATATCCCTTACGCGGACGTACCAGTTGGAGATTTGAGATTTAAG CCACCAAAGGAAAAATCTGATCTGTTGGGTCAACAGATTCATGACTATAGCGAATATTACAGTGACAGTGTATTTGATCTGGAAGATTGTTTGCGCCTCTCTGTTTACGTTCCTATGATTAACACCACGGACAAATATCCCGTTTTAGTGTGGATAACCAACAACAAAATCGATTTTGGTCCAGATTTCTTCATTGAAGAACGAATCGTAGTCGTCAAAGTGAGATATAGAACGAGCATATTCGGTTTCTTGAATACTGGCGACGATTTTGCTGAGGGCAACATGGGCGCGAAGGACGTTATTGCAGCGTTAAAGTGGATACAGAAAAATATATCCTATTTCAAAGGGGATAAACATAAAATTACCGTGCTGGGACACAGTAATTCTGCAGTATTGGTATCAGCACTGCTCGTGTCTCCGATCGCCAAAGATTTGTTTTCGAGAGCCATTGTGTTAGATGGAAGTGTTTTATGTCCAGAAAATTACAGATTTCACAATTTCGAAATACTAAATAAGTTGTACTGTAAAATGAAGGGACGTTTTGATAAATTCGACCGCGGGGAATTATACGAAAAGTTAAAAAGCATGTCGGCGTCCGAGTTGGTGGTGTTGGCGCGAAATCTCTACGATAGCAGCGAAGTGAGAAATAATCAGAGACCCATTAAAAGTTTTACTCTATCGAGGGAAACGTCTAGGAACGCTTTCTTAAGGAATTCTCCGATCGACTTGTATTGCGATAAGAAAATTAACAAACTAAAAGTGATATTTGGCTACACTAACTTAAGATCTTTATACCGACTCCAGCGCTTTTCAAAGAATCGAAATCTACTAAAGTACCTCAAGTACAACTTCCAGTACATGCTACCATTCGAGGGAACGACCGACGAATTCGAATCGAAAAGATACAGaaagatacaaaataatatcacaGAGTTTTATTTCCTCAACGGAACGATCACCGATCGAAGTCTCAGAAGATATACTAAATACCTGTCCGACCGAGTTATATATTCGGTGTATCGTCAGGCGATGGAACACGAGGGCTCATATTTGTGTAGATTTTCTTTCAAGGGCTCTCTGAATTTCGGCTGGGACTTATCTACGCCGGAATTGAAATGGAAGGGCGCCACTTTGGGCGACGAAATCTGCTACCTATTCAGATGTAAATTCGCAGATGAGGCGTACACAAACGACGGAACGAACGAGAGACggtttattaagaaaattgttaaattattcGCAAATTTCGTCAGATATGG ggATCCAACGCCAGAAAAAGAGGATGATGTGTTGGGAAATATAAAATGGATGCCAATGGATACGGGATGCCAAGCGTTACAGCTGAGCCGTCACATCAAAATGATAAATGTACCGGAGTTAAAACGACTCAAATTCTGGGACGATTTAAAAAGGGATTTTTTCGATAAAATATAG